The Lineus longissimus chromosome 2, tnLinLong1.2, whole genome shotgun sequence genome window below encodes:
- the LOC135483018 gene encoding adhesion G-protein coupled receptor V1-like, with amino-acid sequence MLLNFSLQKIIIQLLSATNGGRISNKNKFTLTILANDNPHGTVEFSKNSFVVIENETDASQYVNLTRSGGTVGDLVITFTTLEIDIMTLVGETGKTPIDFFYLPYEKSVRGNGTKVTAATAELTFQKCSEACIVSRACEGFEIVVSTAACYWYTHLNLDAIPNGKGSKYYKKHASSGQLYLKQAQAGIDYGEVTGGEVIMADGNKTALLPITIKADTIPELDEKFKITLDKIKLKNASGNSKNIPYLGNLRTATVTIATNDDAHGSYRIYSNNPRASKEGSVLTVEERSKLAVEILVERQGGSLGDTSVTWSVNTSTSTAVDGQDFSASGATLNFKEGETRKSITIAILDDKLPENDETIILSLANPTGGATLSKQKTMYIIIMANDNVGGIVGFEKSSVLAKEGDSFSMAVKRTSPAIGNVTVEWAIQGVKENNPQKGFQQHEGTLSFPQSVTTQMVSLQVNKDTDPEVNEEYRIVLHNITTDGVSSTGAASLDPQSYAASITIEGSNDPHGIISFAASSLMMSAKEEAATINLVVNRKFGAIGNIRVTYDIMKGNISNLNKNIQLATPDVDFVGKSGSISLKNGVSSGSIPVSILDDATPEVDEVFIVKLTGTELLDSPSGFQPRLATTDIIAQVKIEANDGTMGVVHFSNDTAKMTVTEFTQNITLKVIRDQGAFGDVSVFFYTKDLGATPDKDYVVSDQDIKFADGERSKTIEIAIIDDSDPEPAEQFEVILASPKGGLELGQPIKAIITIRPSDDAGGHVRFESDAVVYLDEPSNYSTANSKAELQVVRGPGVFGLVNVPFTVTAANGIKNITDITPTQGFISIDNRQSRATLVVSAIMDVLSELDETFYFDLKAPTGGAILGNITRKTVIIKKNDSPFGLLQIYPAGTKLTSLNIEENVTQVEFDLVRTRGARDRVQVDLITEYSSPKGAIGTPGSNIVLSKYQTFPSKKAASWHTMNVSGVVYGVLLNGYMTGSLSSAVGSNGSVSTNGTSNNYTMIYRWQGVYMPVQTLETDGATSAVSFTRDNKSYLLIINEGSLGRYETNSRLYEIGKQGNATVLQDIPTKRGQKAVTFVQGSSLYAVVLNYQNNQGQTTVHSGRYVWEDTAKRFSSVPKDFIPTRGARDLTTFNIDGLQYLVVANEYDSSTKSYEIDSIVYRLEPNTDRFAIHQRINTKGAVGISHFIIGTEVYLVIANSRGNASAKLEKNIITYKWDRTTKSFTSHQEMTQLYANRINIFQFNGESECLCFLL; translated from the exons ATGCTACTCAACTTTTCTCTCCAGAAAATCATCATCCAGCTGTTGTCTGCCACAAATGGTGGGCGAATTAGCAATAAAAATAAGTTCACGCTGACAATTCTTGCCAATGACAATCCGCATGGTACAGTCGAGTTCTCAAAGAATAGCTTCGTCGTGATTGAAAATGAAACGGATGCCAGCCAGTATGTTAATTTGACAAGAAG TGGAGGGACCGTGGGTGACCTTGTCATAACATTCACGACCTTGGAGATTGACATAATGACCTTGGTGGGGGAAACGGGCAAGACACCCATCGATTTCTTCTATCTGCCGTATGAGAAGTCAGTCAGGGGGAACGGAACTAAGGTGACTGCTGCGACTGCGGAACTAACTTTTCAG aaatGTTCTGAGGCGTGTATTGTCAGTCGAGCCTGTGAAGGTTTTGAGATAGTTGTTTCAACAGCGGCCTGCTACTGGTACACTCACTTGAACCTGGATGCAATCCCCAACGGGAAAGGATCAAAGTATTACAAGAAGCATGCTAGT TCGGGTCAGTTGTACCTAAAGCAAGCCCAGGCTGGGATAGATTATGGTGAGGTGACAGGGGGTGAGGTCATCATGGCAGATGGCAATAAAACCGCACTACTCCCAATCACCATCAAAGCAGACACCATTCCAGAACTTGATGAGAAATTCAAAATCACCTTAGAcaagatcaaattaaaaaatgcAAGTGGCAACTCGAAGAATATCCCCTACTTGGGAAATTTGAGGACTGCTACGGTGACAATTGCTACCAATGATGATGCACATGGGTCGTACCGGATTTATAGTAACAACCCGAGAGCAAGCAaggaaggcagtgtcctgactgtTGAGGAACGGTCAAAGTTAGCCGTGGAAATTCTGGTGGAGCGACAAG GAGGTTCTCTTGGAGACACCAGTGTAACCTGGTCCGTGAACACCTCAACCAGTACAGCAGTCGATGGTCAAGACTTCAGTGCCAGTGGGGCTACTTTGAACTTTAAGGAAGGGGAGACCAGGAAGT CAATCACTATTGCAATCTTGGACGACAAACTCCCAGAGAATGATGAGACCATCATCCTGTCCCTAGCCAATCCTACAGGTGGTGCCACCCTAAGCAAACAGAAGACtatgtacatcatcatcatggcaaaTGACAATGTCGGTGGCATAGTGGGATTTGAGAAAAGCTCTGTCTTGGCTAAAGAGGGTGACTCTTTCAGTATGGCCGTCAAGAGGACTTCGCCGGCCATCGGAAATGTCACAGTTGAGTGGgctatacagggtgttaaagaAAACAACCCTCAAAAAGGATTTCAACAGCATGAAGGGACATTATCCTTTCCACAG AGTGTGACAACACAGATGGTATCATTACAAGTCAACAAAGACACTGACCCAGAGGTGAATGAAGAATATCGGATTGTACTTCACAATATCACCACAGATGGCGTATCAAGTACCGGGGCCGCATCACTTGATCCTCAGAGCTATGCCGCTAGCATCACAATAGAGGGCAGCAACGATCCACATGGTATAATAAGCTTTGCTGCTAGTTCGCTGATGATGAGTGCGAAAGAGGAAGCTGCTACCATTAACCTGGTGGTGAACAGAAAGTTTGGAGCTATCG GTAATATACGTGTCACATATGACATCATGAAAGGTAACATCAGCAATCTCAACAAGAACATCCAATTGGCAACACCCGATGTTGATTTCGTCGGCAAAAGTGGGAGCATATCTTTGAAGAATGGTGTCAGCTCTGGCAGTATACCTGTCAGTATCCTAGATGATGCTACTCCAGAAGTTGATGAAGTCTTCATTGTCAAGCTAACCGGGACAGAGCTCTTGGACTCGCCTTCAGGCTTTCAGCCTAGATTGG CTACTACCGATATCATAGCACAAGTGAAGATCGAGGCCAATGATGGGACGATGGGTGTGGTCCATTTCAGCAATGACACAGCCAA GATGACTGTAACGGAATTCACCCAAAACATCACCCTCAAGGTCATAAGAGACCAAGGTGCCTTTGGAGATGTGAGCGTCTTCTTCTACACCAAAGATCTCGGGGCGACCCCTGACAAAGATTACGTTGTCTCTGACCAAGACATCAAATTTGCTGATGGTGAACGCAGTAAGACAATTGAAATAGCTATCATTGATGATAGTGACCCAGAACCTGCGGAACAGTTTGAGGTCATACTAGCCAGTCCTAAGGGTGGCTTGGAGCTTGGCCAACCAATAAAAG CTATCATCACTATTCGTCCCAGTGACGATGCTGGTGGACATGTCAGGTTTGAGTCGGATGCAGTCGTCTATCTCGATGAACCAAGTAACTATTCCACAGCAAATAGCAAGGCAGAGCTTCAAGTCGTTCGTGGCCCGGGTGTGTTTGGATTGGTCAATGTCCCATTTACAGTCACGGCCGCTAACGGGATCAAAAATATTACCGACATCACACCAACACAGGGATTCATCTCCATTGATAACAGACAG TCCCGCGCTACATTAGTTGTGAGTGCAATCATGGATGTCCTATCAGAACTTGATGAGACATTCTACTTCGACCTGAAGGCACCTACAGGTGGCGCCATCTTGGGAAACATCACAAGGAAGACGGTTATAATCAAGAAGAATGACTCGCCATTTGGTTTGCTGCAGATTTATCCAGCAGGAACCAA GTTGACTTCACTGAACATTGAGGAGAATGTCACGCAGGTTGAATTTGACCTTGTGAGGACCCGGGGTGCAAGGGACAGAGTTCAGGTTGACTTAATCACCGAGTATTCTAGCCCCAAAGGTGCGATTGGAACACCTGGATCAAATATTGTTCTCTCAAAGTACCAGACGTTCCCGTCGAAGAAGGCCGCCAGCTGGCATACGATGAACGTGAGCGGTGTGGTGTACGGCGTGTTGTTGAATGGTTACATGACTGGAAGCCTGTCGTCTGCTGTTGGTAGCAATGGATCCGTCTCGACGAATGGAACCAGTAATAACTATACGATGATCTATAGGTGGCAAGGTGTTTATATGCCAGTTCAG ACATTGGAGACAGATGGCGCTACGTCTGCAGTTTCTTTTACAAGAGATAATAAATCGTATCTGCTTATCATCAACGAAGGAAGCCTTGGACGATATGAGACAAACTCGAGGCTGTATGAAATCGGCAAGCAGGGGAATGCAACAGTG CTCCAAGATATTCCAACCAAACGAGGACAGAAAGCTGTGACGTTCGTCCAAGGGAGCTCACTCTATGCAGTGGTGCTGAACTACCAGAACAACCAAGGACAGACCACTGTTCACTCGGGGAGATACGTATGGGAGGACACGGCAAAACGCTTCAGTAGTGTGCCCAAAGATTTTATTCCCACTAGAGGGGCAAGAGATTTGACCACGTTCAATATCGATGGGCTTCAGTATTTGGTTGTGGCCAATGAGTACGATTCGTCTACCAAGTCGTATGAGATAGA CTCTATCGTTTATCGCCTTGAACCCAACACAGACAGGTTTGCCATTCACCAAAGGATCAACACAAAAGGTGCCGTAGGAATATCTCACTTCATTATCGGCACAGAGGTCTACCTAGTCATCGCTAACAGCCGAGGGAATGCTAGCGCCAAACTCGAGAAGAATATCATAACATATAAGTGGGATAGGACAACCAAGTCATTCACATCACATCAGGAGATGACACAACTTTATGCGAACAGGATCAATATCTTCCAGTTCAATGGTGAAAGTGAGTGTTTGTGCTTTCTCTTGTAA